A genomic region of Nocardioides plantarum contains the following coding sequences:
- a CDS encoding beta strand repeat-containing protein: MNSHISARRRRTFISVVTSTLVIVGGPTATAATAATAPSALSAADDASALRVGVLALTGSISAIGQTPELATPLPFTTSSLADVLDLDQSLTKNVADALEQADLETALNTIEGITVLEDSDDATIAFTYDRTVTPTLPLVHDDGDLRFGANDGAGQARVSLTTHDDAPFVVSVDPTQTDPLLRVALVSQPVLDLSVDIDTTSLAPFTARQGFTEVSVTGGHYRAHRDQVITMRDPDGRSLLTLEDLRYSTLTDLFRITTSDNDVDIAFDVALPTSLKGGSDDERSGTLALTDSGQPGADVWPTAKDADDSDYGTRLRQATDLSMADGITSLAQYTGSVLALQDAADVPFPNLGGGTSDLFSPGDDLLALLSTAAAAQIVCGPSPDSPPTGVAAPGDTVYCQAITGAGLGDVTDVTWTLRDPEDGTLTDSPADAVGESPTGLVKITDSDGEPDLEVSFTAGGEPLTARSMPHTVQDVVRRISGLEDSTAEATLVDGRLNVAVDIAQAEKTVPLTLGNPGTLGALVGLTGLGSSTTAKAPAKATGASFDVGFGIETDDPEAGQQRQTYLVPKDESLIEIDGLSAQAPTTLTGLDARIGFLQVEADLTGLDLGKTAGTGPAVSLERTTGGTTPLAISTLFTDQGALDPSQLRLSSAVTASIAFEATEVPLSGSTYATGTPGGARGSASVTWGPTGLPSVTTDAGYEPLRVFDPVPARFLSGTASVTPGTGTAPNTTPDTATLTITSLPPGETLYSALNVAEPSASDDPTKDTEVARRLVADGVGCQNVVIVSDRVLTCDGLAPNGTSALVDGQRVEAIVLGDPFALRDSVIDGLATTLSELEKLGADNVADGLAADQYTSSLPLVDLTPAQLAVERDALQQGLKGLADTATADEKDKAVRGVPHVSSAQEMAAAVGSLVKVSGTDAGYRPTLAFTLGTDAVGVALSARAPQSQTLAAPLRLDDVGTASRPGRGQVTSTGVQSVGVTSTTTLAIDVDRATARPAVADATGTTSEATLGVTGSPLAGSLQAGVSKLTVQPTGSSAALGVRVVTDYVPSASGGRLETRRTNRRAPDAAAQASLTVGTDDVITYTAAATDSSGGTGAVQPARDPLQVQYLAEGLDGLSVALASAMDGAAPRNLDAEGAPVSAPLIGTDLDAGAGVPAILTTLTSSLRDQLAGVTATTDAALKTQLVTAVKAGIGATPGLGTPGAVTADVKCGGTAGACSTCPATGTCTVNGPTGWDTVTVSTTLTGVSKTTKRAFDTGLAGLEVRSDEEKVDTTTTWTLPVTLQLQRGVGPQVLVTPGTGLDVTVDAKLPVAGINAIVGYLPATLKPAGGDQANGRVQTTINVAPPVEDGVTPEPQAYSLFDLYDGGLVAKPSFTGPAQDGLKLEFKTLAQDKGVFGLQGRIDVPWKPTTKFYKDVTYNQVALDVGDVIDAVATPFAVIDPYLAPVRDVVDVLRSPIPVISDLSELAGGDEVSLLSLLETLSAATKKPQLELAHRVITLVGGVTDILHGVAALKGEDGYVPLEQLSTAGEALSLDPSDVTLREKCTQSVTTTTTKPPTTPGTPPVRNVVKKAPEPCPDDEALAAADKPAQGAPGQTTAENRAGKRNTKQRVAQRTQTVTGQLPGFSLPFLADPDQLMDVLTGEGEASYFRLDLGTLKAQVAYHQSFGPIMAGPIPIKPFVGGSISVEGRLAMGFDSYPQTLAARSVAPGDVSGLLDAYDNTSKFDGSSVIREGFYLDDLDGDGVDVPEVKIVTTLEAGAGISIGIVTAGLKGSVTLSINLDLNDPDDDGRIRTAEIRTLFNGNASCIFDASAEIEASISIYVEIELLFTSLEYEYELLALGPYELFSYGCPDLVPTLVERAGNTLVLTSGDKSADRLPGDNNNDDLPDEFEVRQFDKGDGRTSYEISGFGRVQVVETKPTSGGKYEVTVYKSGISMSSTDVQTTYETTGPPTFEADGGTGKDKISFLGGEEFSTSTAGDVELVSTPFSTRVTRLDGGDEADTLVTGDGDDSGIDGGDGDDSIETGLGDDSATGGAGNDVVGGGAGRDDLRGGTGNDRIEGGPGADRGDGEDGNDSLVGGPGRDVRAVLVRKTPAPDDETADDIVDEQVRLGFDSGDVLVGGPGLDSVDGGDGSDVVAGGKADSLTDASMGSLFTDGDRTVKVLTQGDTNPHDEVVHPLTAVVPSDSALDTLCASGEPESSSATSDYVTGGAEKDIVVGSDGVDTLDGGSGPDEICGKAGDDDLSGDAAGATGGVGDDPGAADRDIIRGGTGNDRATGGPGNDVLYGDQVTLVRNGARVLDGTLGTDSSGNGKDYLDGGEGDDVVAGGLGSDLLVGDVGDDAVYGEGRDTAAVTGADAPPLSERLLACNPVTRVVRGLLDLDGDLYGGGGSAGLTPDTGVLAGLPVVDGRLVQPGGTTDFQGILDGEVVVVGGRIDLDRDGDAVGDGGDTGVIELPSMLATGDNTDGDCILAGAGDDLLRGGSDSDYLGGGDGIDLAEGGDGNDLLLGDDGTDVLLGGAHSDVIVGGTGDDHLVGGAGDDRLRGNEGADDLIGGSATAGSSDGQDVLLGGRSEDVLVAENGVVVSPAIVDAVATASWRDSTTLTPAAVEAGADSPLRFDDSALRCGADPATRYLTLLPGDGEAGTPVASPGTELAYDELYGGGSCDFVFGSTGDDLVRGGPDDDVVEGGSGSDLADGDDGDDVVIGGSSYDPTTTTRYTTVRGGAGVPDGDDTIKGDGGPDGVDGYDLVAGDNALATRVPDTGRAGPDYVLTLRDVATTTSVPAPGTGGDDTVSGGGLTDRLFGQGGRDRLDGGAESDYLEGNDGADTITGGDGGDDVLGGSSTADGAPLGDTGTRLFETLSGPFDASAAGLLDGGHDTIDAGDGDDVVLGDNGRITRPLPAYRNAARADEAGTLGVSDGDRIDGGSGSDRLLGQGGDDTIDAGADDDHVEGNEGGDRLIGGTGPDVVIGGSSLDPDGRQTLASALTRARTQLDGDDVIDGDAATAGPVSSDLLVGDNATVVSDGGLLAVQLADVATTTDTPAAGTSGDDTIRGGLPSGSGAGAPDRVFGQGGDDTVSTGPADDYLEGNSGADTIVGGDGDDDVLGGSSALDGRPLGTDGTRLRGAGDVDDDPAAALRDGADRIDAGSGDDVALGDNGLLTRPAGTPRRADGTRLRTVHLYDVVTATQGVESGVGGGDTITSGDGRDLLFGQAGDDAVSAGDDDDYLEGNVGDDVLEGDAGEDDVLGGGSVDDGAVITTDTDRLLTPVPGAIDRTASGLVDGNDVLAGGDASDVLLGDNGRIVRDGAGTTLAGGGSGVHTVRKVAMADEKPGVWAGSDRLAGGAGDDELYGQFDNTRTQRPMQTYLGQRVQGDVLDGGTGDDAILGDQGIDVPTPAAVLGAVDRQVGDSGGFFRETVRPRGTLVRVVTLSQATVGGDDLALGGDGFDSIHTGAGLDVTNAGGGDDVVFAGDGADALWGGAGHDRLFGGAGSDVLDTKRRTRDARLWQLAAPKEDTDRLRRTGNGRDLLYGGSGPDALQADQGDAGSTRRVQGDRLVDWEGSINYLKVCQSGFGLGRTSNRASSSLTAALRQLAAATGSVGSAELAIPGSERLTTYPDRGSFVCETG; this comes from the coding sequence GTGAACAGCCACATCTCGGCGCGGCGTCGTCGCACCTTCATCTCGGTGGTCACCAGCACGCTGGTGATCGTGGGGGGTCCGACCGCGACCGCGGCGACGGCGGCGACCGCCCCGTCCGCGCTCTCCGCGGCCGACGACGCGTCCGCGCTGCGGGTCGGCGTGCTGGCCCTGACCGGGTCGATCTCGGCCATCGGCCAGACGCCGGAGCTGGCGACCCCGCTGCCGTTCACCACGTCGTCGCTGGCCGACGTGCTCGACCTCGACCAGAGCCTGACCAAGAACGTCGCGGACGCGCTGGAGCAGGCCGACCTCGAGACCGCGCTGAACACGATCGAGGGCATCACCGTCCTCGAGGACTCCGACGACGCGACGATCGCCTTCACCTACGACCGCACCGTCACCCCCACCCTCCCGCTCGTGCACGACGACGGCGACCTCCGCTTCGGGGCCAACGACGGTGCCGGGCAGGCGCGGGTCTCGTTGACCACGCACGACGACGCCCCCTTCGTGGTCTCGGTCGACCCGACCCAGACCGACCCGCTGCTGCGGGTCGCCCTGGTCAGCCAGCCCGTGCTCGACCTGTCGGTCGACATCGACACGACCTCCTTGGCCCCGTTCACCGCCCGCCAGGGCTTCACCGAGGTGTCCGTCACCGGGGGCCACTACCGGGCCCACCGCGACCAGGTCATCACGATGCGCGACCCCGACGGCCGGTCCCTGCTGACCCTCGAGGACCTGCGCTACTCCACCCTCACCGACCTGTTCCGGATCACCACCAGCGACAACGACGTCGACATCGCCTTCGACGTGGCCCTGCCCACCTCGCTGAAGGGCGGCAGCGACGACGAGCGCTCCGGCACCCTCGCGCTGACCGACTCCGGCCAGCCGGGGGCCGACGTGTGGCCCACCGCGAAGGACGCCGACGACAGCGACTACGGCACCCGGCTGCGCCAGGCGACCGACCTGTCGATGGCCGACGGGATCACCTCACTGGCGCAGTACACCGGGTCCGTCCTCGCCCTGCAGGACGCCGCCGACGTCCCGTTCCCCAACCTCGGGGGCGGCACCTCCGACCTCTTCTCCCCCGGCGACGACCTGCTGGCCCTCCTCTCGACCGCGGCCGCGGCCCAGATCGTCTGCGGTCCGTCACCCGACAGCCCGCCGACCGGCGTGGCCGCGCCCGGCGACACCGTCTACTGCCAGGCCATCACCGGCGCGGGCCTCGGTGACGTCACCGACGTCACCTGGACCCTGCGCGACCCCGAGGACGGCACCCTGACCGACTCTCCCGCCGACGCCGTCGGCGAGTCGCCGACCGGCCTGGTCAAGATCACCGACTCCGACGGCGAGCCCGACCTCGAGGTCTCCTTCACCGCCGGTGGGGAGCCCCTGACGGCCCGCTCCATGCCGCACACCGTGCAGGACGTCGTACGACGGATCTCGGGGCTCGAGGACTCGACGGCCGAGGCGACGCTGGTCGACGGCCGCCTCAACGTGGCGGTCGACATCGCCCAGGCCGAGAAGACCGTGCCCCTGACGCTCGGCAACCCCGGCACGCTCGGCGCGCTGGTCGGCCTCACCGGGCTGGGCTCGTCCACCACCGCCAAGGCTCCGGCGAAGGCCACCGGCGCCTCCTTCGACGTCGGGTTCGGCATCGAGACCGACGACCCGGAGGCGGGTCAGCAGCGGCAGACCTACCTGGTGCCGAAGGACGAGTCGCTGATCGAGATCGACGGCCTCTCCGCTCAGGCGCCCACCACCCTCACCGGCCTCGACGCGCGCATCGGCTTCCTCCAGGTCGAGGCCGACCTGACCGGACTCGACCTCGGCAAGACCGCAGGCACCGGCCCGGCCGTGTCGCTCGAGCGGACCACGGGTGGCACGACCCCCCTCGCGATCTCGACCCTCTTCACCGACCAGGGGGCGCTCGACCCCAGCCAGCTCCGGCTCTCGTCCGCCGTCACGGCCTCGATCGCGTTCGAGGCCACGGAGGTCCCGCTCTCGGGCTCGACGTACGCCACCGGCACGCCCGGCGGCGCCCGCGGCTCCGCGAGCGTCACCTGGGGACCGACCGGCCTGCCCTCGGTGACCACCGACGCCGGCTACGAGCCGCTGCGGGTCTTCGACCCGGTGCCGGCGCGCTTCCTCTCCGGCACCGCCTCGGTGACACCCGGCACCGGCACCGCTCCCAACACCACGCCCGACACCGCGACGCTCACCATCACCTCGCTCCCGCCTGGGGAGACCCTCTACTCGGCCCTCAACGTCGCCGAGCCCTCCGCCTCCGACGACCCGACCAAGGACACCGAGGTCGCCCGCCGCCTGGTCGCCGACGGCGTCGGCTGCCAGAACGTCGTCATCGTCAGCGACCGGGTCCTGACCTGCGACGGCCTGGCCCCCAACGGCACCTCGGCGCTGGTCGACGGCCAGCGCGTCGAGGCGATCGTGCTCGGCGACCCGTTCGCCCTGCGCGACTCGGTGATCGACGGCCTCGCCACGACCCTGTCCGAGCTCGAGAAGCTCGGCGCCGACAACGTGGCCGACGGTCTCGCCGCCGACCAGTACACCTCGTCGCTCCCGCTGGTCGACCTCACCCCGGCCCAGCTCGCCGTCGAGCGCGACGCGCTCCAGCAGGGCCTCAAGGGCCTAGCCGACACCGCCACCGCCGACGAGAAGGACAAGGCCGTCCGCGGCGTGCCGCACGTCTCGAGCGCCCAGGAGATGGCCGCCGCCGTCGGCAGCCTGGTCAAGGTCAGCGGGACCGACGCGGGCTACCGGCCCACGCTCGCCTTCACCCTCGGCACCGACGCCGTCGGCGTCGCGCTCTCCGCGCGGGCCCCGCAGTCGCAGACCCTCGCCGCACCGCTCCGCCTCGACGACGTCGGTACGGCGTCCCGCCCGGGTCGCGGGCAGGTGACGAGCACCGGCGTGCAGAGCGTGGGCGTCACCTCCACGACCACGCTCGCCATCGACGTCGACCGGGCCACGGCCCGGCCCGCGGTCGCCGACGCGACCGGCACCACGTCCGAGGCGACCCTCGGCGTCACGGGCTCGCCGCTCGCGGGGAGCCTCCAGGCCGGCGTCAGCAAGCTGACGGTCCAGCCCACCGGCAGCTCGGCCGCCCTCGGCGTCCGCGTGGTCACCGACTACGTCCCGAGCGCCAGCGGCGGCAGGCTCGAGACCCGGCGTACCAACCGCCGGGCGCCCGACGCCGCCGCGCAGGCCTCGCTCACCGTCGGCACCGACGACGTGATCACCTACACCGCCGCGGCGACCGACTCCTCCGGCGGCACCGGTGCGGTGCAGCCCGCCCGCGACCCCCTGCAGGTCCAGTACCTCGCCGAGGGCCTCGACGGACTCTCCGTGGCCCTCGCCTCCGCGATGGACGGCGCCGCGCCGCGCAACCTCGACGCCGAGGGCGCACCGGTCTCGGCGCCGCTCATCGGCACCGACCTCGACGCCGGCGCCGGGGTGCCCGCGATCCTCACCACGCTCACCTCGAGCCTGCGCGACCAGCTCGCGGGCGTCACCGCCACCACGGACGCCGCGCTCAAGACGCAGCTCGTCACCGCCGTCAAGGCCGGCATCGGCGCGACTCCGGGGCTCGGCACCCCCGGCGCGGTCACCGCCGACGTGAAGTGCGGCGGCACCGCAGGCGCGTGCAGCACCTGCCCGGCCACCGGCACCTGCACCGTCAACGGCCCCACGGGCTGGGACACCGTGACCGTCTCCACGACGCTCACCGGCGTCTCCAAGACGACCAAGCGCGCCTTCGACACCGGCCTGGCCGGCCTGGAGGTGCGTTCCGACGAGGAGAAGGTCGACACGACCACGACCTGGACCCTCCCGGTGACCCTGCAGCTGCAGCGCGGCGTCGGCCCGCAGGTCCTGGTCACCCCCGGCACCGGGCTCGACGTCACCGTCGACGCCAAGCTGCCCGTCGCCGGCATCAACGCCATCGTGGGCTACCTGCCCGCCACGTTGAAGCCCGCGGGCGGCGACCAAGCCAACGGCCGGGTCCAGACCACGATCAACGTCGCTCCACCGGTCGAGGACGGCGTCACCCCGGAGCCGCAGGCCTACAGCCTCTTCGACCTCTACGACGGCGGGCTGGTCGCCAAGCCCAGCTTCACCGGCCCGGCCCAGGACGGTCTCAAGCTCGAGTTCAAGACGCTCGCCCAGGACAAGGGCGTCTTCGGCCTCCAGGGCCGCATCGACGTCCCGTGGAAGCCGACGACCAAGTTCTACAAGGACGTCACCTACAACCAGGTCGCCCTCGACGTCGGCGACGTGATCGACGCGGTCGCCACCCCGTTCGCGGTGATCGACCCCTACCTCGCGCCGGTCCGCGACGTCGTCGACGTGCTGCGCAGCCCGATCCCGGTGATCTCCGACCTGTCCGAGCTCGCCGGCGGCGACGAGGTGTCGCTGCTGAGCCTGCTCGAGACCCTGTCGGCGGCGACCAAGAAGCCCCAGCTCGAGCTCGCGCACCGTGTGATCACGCTGGTCGGTGGGGTCACCGACATCCTCCACGGCGTCGCTGCGCTCAAGGGCGAGGACGGCTACGTCCCCCTCGAGCAGCTGTCGACGGCCGGCGAGGCGCTCAGCCTCGACCCCAGCGACGTGACGCTCCGCGAGAAGTGCACCCAGTCGGTCACCACCACCACGACCAAGCCCCCGACCACCCCCGGCACCCCGCCGGTCCGCAACGTCGTCAAGAAGGCTCCCGAGCCCTGCCCCGACGACGAGGCCCTGGCCGCCGCCGACAAGCCCGCCCAGGGCGCGCCCGGACAGACGACCGCGGAGAACCGCGCCGGCAAGCGCAACACCAAGCAGCGCGTCGCCCAGCGGACGCAGACCGTCACCGGCCAGCTGCCCGGCTTCTCGCTGCCGTTCCTCGCCGACCCCGACCAGCTGATGGACGTGCTCACCGGCGAGGGCGAGGCTTCCTACTTCCGTCTCGACCTCGGGACCCTCAAGGCCCAGGTGGCCTACCACCAGTCGTTCGGCCCGATCATGGCCGGACCGATCCCGATCAAGCCCTTCGTCGGAGGCTCGATCTCCGTCGAGGGCCGACTCGCCATGGGCTTCGACTCCTACCCGCAGACGCTGGCCGCCAGGTCCGTCGCCCCGGGCGACGTCAGCGGTCTCCTCGACGCCTACGACAACACCTCGAAGTTCGACGGCTCCAGCGTCATCCGCGAGGGCTTCTACCTCGACGACCTCGACGGCGACGGGGTGGACGTGCCCGAGGTCAAGATCGTCACCACGCTCGAGGCCGGTGCCGGCATCAGCATCGGGATCGTGACCGCCGGCCTCAAGGGCAGCGTCACCCTGTCGATCAACCTCGACCTCAACGACCCCGACGACGACGGGCGCATCCGGACCGCCGAGATCCGCACGCTCTTCAACGGCAACGCGTCGTGCATCTTCGACGCGAGCGCCGAGATCGAGGCCTCGATCTCGATCTACGTCGAGATCGAGCTGCTCTTCACCTCGCTCGAGTACGAGTACGAGCTCCTCGCGCTCGGCCCGTACGAGCTCTTCTCCTACGGCTGCCCCGACCTCGTCCCGACCCTGGTGGAGCGCGCGGGCAACACCCTGGTGCTGACCTCGGGCGACAAGAGCGCCGATCGACTACCGGGGGACAACAACAACGACGACCTGCCCGACGAGTTCGAGGTGCGTCAGTTCGACAAGGGAGACGGCCGCACGTCGTACGAGATCAGCGGCTTCGGCCGCGTCCAGGTCGTCGAGACCAAGCCCACCAGCGGCGGCAAGTACGAGGTCACGGTCTACAAGTCCGGCATCTCGATGTCGTCGACCGACGTGCAGACCACCTACGAGACCACCGGGCCGCCGACGTTCGAGGCCGACGGCGGCACCGGCAAGGACAAGATCTCCTTCCTCGGCGGCGAGGAGTTCAGCACCAGCACCGCCGGTGACGTCGAGCTCGTCTCGACCCCGTTCTCGACCCGGGTCACCCGCCTCGACGGCGGCGACGAGGCCGACACCCTGGTCACCGGTGACGGCGACGACTCCGGCATCGACGGCGGTGACGGCGACGACAGCATCGAGACCGGCCTCGGCGACGACTCCGCCACCGGCGGCGCGGGCAACGACGTGGTCGGCGGCGGCGCGGGTCGCGACGACCTGCGCGGCGGCACCGGCAACGACCGCATCGAGGGCGGTCCGGGCGCCGACCGCGGCGACGGCGAGGACGGCAACGACAGCCTCGTCGGCGGCCCGGGTCGCGACGTGCGCGCCGTCCTGGTGCGCAAGACCCCCGCTCCCGACGACGAGACCGCCGACGACATCGTCGACGAGCAGGTGCGCCTCGGCTTCGACAGCGGCGACGTGCTGGTCGGTGGTCCGGGCCTCGACTCGGTCGACGGCGGCGACGGCTCCGACGTGGTCGCCGGTGGCAAGGCCGACTCGCTCACCGACGCCTCCATGGGATCGCTCTTCACCGACGGCGACCGCACGGTGAAGGTCCTGACCCAGGGCGACACCAACCCCCACGACGAGGTCGTCCACCCCCTCACCGCGGTCGTCCCGAGCGACAGCGCGCTCGACACCCTGTGCGCCTCGGGCGAGCCGGAGTCGAGCTCGGCCACGAGCGACTACGTCACGGGTGGCGCGGAGAAGGACATCGTGGTCGGCAGCGACGGCGTCGACACCCTCGACGGCGGCAGCGGACCCGACGAGATCTGCGGCAAGGCCGGCGACGACGACCTCTCCGGCGACGCCGCGGGCGCGACCGGTGGCGTCGGTGACGACCCGGGCGCCGCTGACCGCGACATCATCCGCGGCGGCACCGGCAACGACCGCGCCACCGGCGGTCCCGGCAACGACGTCCTGTACGGCGACCAGGTGACCCTGGTCCGCAACGGCGCGCGGGTGCTCGACGGGACGCTCGGCACGGACTCCTCCGGCAACGGCAAGGACTACCTCGACGGCGGCGAGGGCGACGACGTCGTCGCCGGCGGCCTGGGGTCCGACCTGCTGGTCGGCGACGTCGGTGACGACGCGGTCTACGGCGAGGGTCGCGACACCGCGGCGGTCACGGGCGCCGATGCGCCCCCGCTCTCCGAGCGCCTGCTCGCCTGCAACCCGGTCACTCGGGTGGTCCGTGGTCTGCTCGACCTCGACGGCGACCTGTACGGCGGCGGCGGAAGTGCCGGGCTGACCCCCGACACCGGCGTGCTCGCCGGCCTGCCCGTCGTCGACGGCCGGCTCGTCCAGCCCGGCGGCACCACCGACTTCCAGGGCATCCTCGACGGCGAGGTCGTGGTCGTCGGCGGACGCATCGACCTCGACCGGGACGGCGACGCCGTCGGCGACGGCGGCGACACCGGCGTCATCGAGCTGCCCTCGATGCTCGCCACCGGCGACAACACCGACGGTGACTGCATCCTGGCCGGCGCGGGCGACGACCTGCTCCGCGGCGGGTCCGACTCCGACTACCTCGGCGGCGGCGACGGCATCGACCTCGCCGAGGGCGGCGACGGCAACGACCTGCTGCTCGGCGACGACGGCACCGACGTCCTGCTGGGCGGGGCCCACTCCGACGTGATCGTCGGCGGCACCGGCGACGACCACCTCGTCGGCGGCGCGGGCGACGACCGGCTGCGCGGCAACGAGGGCGCCGACGACCTCATCGGCGGCAGCGCGACCGCGGGGTCGAGCGACGGCCAGGACGTGCTGCTGGGCGGTCGCTCCGAGGACGTCCTGGTGGCCGAGAACGGTGTGGTGGTCTCTCCCGCGATCGTCGACGCGGTCGCCACCGCGTCGTGGCGCGACTCGACCACCCTCACCCCCGCGGCCGTCGAGGCGGGGGCGGACTCCCCGCTCCGCTTCGACGACAGCGCCCTGCGCTGCGGTGCGGACCCGGCGACCCGCTACCTGACCCTGCTCCCCGGCGACGGCGAGGCCGGCACGCCCGTGGCCTCGCCCGGCACCGAGCTCGCCTACGACGAGCTCTACGGCGGTGGCTCGTGCGACTTCGTCTTCGGCTCGACCGGTGACGACCTGGTGCGTGGCGGCCCCGACGACGACGTCGTCGAGGGTGGCTCCGGCTCCGACCTCGCCGACGGCGACGACGGCGACGACGTGGTGATCGGTGGCTCGTCGTACGACCCGACCACGACGACCCGCTACACGACCGTCCGCGGTGGTGCTGGCGTGCCCGACGGCGACGACACCATCAAGGGCGACGGTGGCCCCGACGGCGTGGACGGCTACGACCTGGTGGCCGGCGACAACGCCCTGGCGACGCGCGTCCCGGACACCGGCCGCGCCGGACCCGACTACGTGCTGACCCTGCGCGACGTGGCCACCACCACCTCGGTCCCGGCCCCGGGCACCGGTGGCGACGACACCGTCAGCGGCGGTGGCCTCACCGACCGGCTCTTCGGTCAGGGCGGTCGCGACCGCCTCGACGGTGGCGCCGAGTCCGACTACCTCGAGGGCAACGACGGCGCCGACACCATCACCGGTGGTGACGGCGGGGACGACGTCCTCGGCGGCTCGTCGACGGCCGACGGCGCACCGCTCGGTGACACCGGGACGCGTCTCTTCGAGACTCTGTCCGGTCCCTTCGACGCCTCGGCGGCCGGGCTCCTCGACGGCGGTCACGACACGATCGACGCCGGTGACGGCGACGACGTGGTGCTCGGCGACAACGGCCGCATCACCCGCCCGCTGCCGGCGTACCGCAACGCGGCGCGGGCCGACGAGGCCGGCACGCTCGGTGTCTCCGACGGCGACCGGATCGACGGCGGCTCTGGCAGCGACCGGCTGCTCGGCCAGGGCGGCGACGACACCATCGACGCCGGCGCCGACGACGACCACGTCGAGGGCAACGAGGGTGGCGACCGGCTCATCGGCGGCACCGGACCCGACGTCGTGATCGGCGGATCCTCCCTCGACCCCGACGGCCGCCAGACCCTCGCGAGCGCCCTGACCCGGGCCCGCACCCAGCTCGACGGCGACGACGTCATCGACGGCGACGCCGCGACCGCCGGCCCCGTGTCGTCCGACCTCCTGGTCGGCGACAACGCGACCGTGGTGTCCGACGGCGGCCTGCTCGCCGTCCAGCTCGCCGACGTCGCGACCACCACGGACACGCCCGCCGCCGGCACCAGCGGCGACGACACCATCCGCGGCGGACTGCCCTCGGGCTCCGGCGCGGGCGCACCCGACCGGGTCTTCGGCCAGGGCGGCGACGACACCGTCTCGACCGGTCCGGCCGACGACTACCTCGAGGGCAACAGCGGTGCCGACACGATCGTGGGCGGCGACGGTGACGACGACGTCCTCGGCGGCTCCTCGGCGCTCGACGGTCGGCCGCTCGGCACCGACGGGACCCGGCTGCGCGGAGCGGGCGACGTCGACGACGACCCCGCCGCCGCGCTGCGCGACGGAGCCGACCGCATCGACGCCGGCTCCGGGGACGACGTGGCCCTGGGTGACAACGGTCTGCTGACCCGACCCGCGGGCACCCCACGACGTGCCGACGGCACCCGCCTGCGCACCGTCCACCTGTACGACGTCGTCACGGCCACGCAGGGCGTCGAGTCCGGTGTGGGCGGCGGCGACACGATCACCTCCGGCGACGGACGCGACCTGCTGTTCGGCCAGGCCGGCGACGACGCCGTCTCGGCGGGCGACGACGACGACTACCTCGAGGGCAACGTCGGCGACGACGTCCTCGAGGGCGACGCCGGCGAGGACGACGTCCTGGGCGGTGGCTCGGTCGACGACGGTGCCGTCATCACGACCGACACCGACCGGCTGCTCACGCCGGTGCCCGGCGCGATCGACCGGACCGCCTCCGGGCTCGTCGACGGCAACGACGTCCTCGCTGGCGGCGACGCCAGCGACGTCCTGCTCGGCGACAACGGCCGGATCGTCCGCGACGGTGCCGGCACGACCCTCGCGGGCGGCGGCTCCGGCGTGCACACCGTGCGCAAGGTCGCGATGGCCGACGAGAAGCCGGGCGTCTGGGCCGGCAGCGACCGGCTCGCCGGCGGTGCGGGCGACGACGAGCTCTACGGACAGTTCGACAACACCCGTACCCAGCGGCCGATGCAGACCTACCTCGGCCAGCGCGTGCAGGGCGACGTCCTCGACGGCGGCACCGGCGACGACGCGATCCTCGGCGACCAGGGCATCGACGTACCCACCCCGGCCGCCGTGCTGGGTGCCGTCGACCGCCAGGTCGGCGACAGCGGTGGCTTCTTCCGCGAGACCGTGCGGCCGCGGGGCACGCTGGTCCGGGTCGTCACCCTGAGCCAGGCGACGGTGGGCGGCGACGACCTCGCGCTCGGCGGCGACGGGTTCGACTCCATCCACACCGGAGCGGGCCTCGACGTGACCAATGCGGGTGGCGGCGACGACGTCGTCTTCGCCGGCGACGGTGCCGACGCCCTGTGGGGCGGGGCCGGTCACGACCGTCTGTTCGGTGGCGCCGGCAGCGACGTGCTCGACACCAAGCGCCGCACCCGCGACGCCCGGCTGTGGCAGCTCGCCGCCCCCAAGGAAGACACCGACCGACTCCGGCGCACCGGCAACGGTCGCGACCTCCTCTACGGCGGATCCGGTCCGGACGCGCTGCAGGCCGACCAGGGCGACGCCGGCTCCACGCGTCGTGTGCAGGGTGATCGACTCGTCGACTGGGAGGGCTCGATCAACTACCTCAAGGTCTGCCAGTCCGGCTTCGGCCTCGGCCGGACCTCCAACCGGGCGAGCTCGTCCCTGACGGCGGCCCTGCGTCAGCTGGCCGCGGCCACCGGCTCGGTCGGCTCGGCCGAGCTCGCGATCCCCGGCAGCGAGCGACTCACCACCTACCCGGACCGAGGGAGCTTCGTCTGCGAGACCGGCTGA